In a single window of the Streptomyces sp. NBC_00285 genome:
- a CDS encoding pyruvate dehydrogenase produces MAKQNVAEQFVDILVKAGVERLYGVVGDSLNPVVDAVRRNSAIDWVHVRHEETAAFAAGAEAQITGKLAACAGSCGPGNLHLINGLYDAHRSMAPVLALASHIPSSEIGLGYFQETHPDRLFQECSHYSELISSPQQMPRLLQTAIQNAVGRSGVSVVSLPGDIADQPAPDKAAETALVTSRPSVRPGDAEIDKLVAMIDEAEKITLFCGSGTAGAHAEVMEFAEKIKSPVGHALRGKEWIQYDNPYDVGMSGLLGYGAAYEATHECDLLILLGTDFPYNAFLPDDVKIAQVDVRPEHLGRRSKLDLAVWGDVKETLRCLTPRVREKTNRRFLDKMLKKHADALEGVVTAYTRKVEKHVPIHPEYVASVLDELADDDAVFTVDTGMCNVWAARYITPNGRRRVIGSFSHGSMANALPMAIGAQFTDRNRQVVSMSGDGGFSMLMGDFLTLVQYDLPVKVVLFNNSSLGMVELEMLVAGLPSYGTTNKNPDFAAVARACGAHGVRVEKPKDLAGALKSALRHKGPALVDVVTDPNALSIPPKISKEMVTGFALSASKIVLDGGVGRMLQMARSNLRNMPRP; encoded by the coding sequence ATGGCCAAACAGAACGTCGCCGAGCAGTTCGTGGACATCCTCGTCAAAGCCGGAGTCGAACGCCTCTACGGCGTCGTCGGCGACAGCCTCAACCCCGTCGTGGACGCCGTCCGCCGCAACTCCGCCATCGACTGGGTGCACGTCCGGCACGAGGAGACCGCCGCCTTCGCCGCGGGCGCCGAGGCGCAGATCACCGGCAAGCTGGCGGCCTGCGCCGGCTCCTGCGGGCCCGGCAACCTGCACCTCATCAACGGCCTCTACGACGCCCACCGCTCCATGGCCCCCGTCCTCGCCCTCGCCTCGCACATCCCCTCCAGCGAGATCGGTCTCGGCTACTTCCAGGAGACCCACCCCGACCGCCTGTTCCAGGAGTGCAGCCACTACAGCGAGCTGATCTCCAGTCCCCAGCAGATGCCGAGGCTGCTGCAGACCGCCATCCAGAACGCCGTCGGCCGTTCCGGCGTCAGCGTCGTCTCCCTCCCCGGAGACATCGCCGACCAGCCCGCCCCAGACAAGGCCGCCGAGACCGCGCTGGTCACGTCCCGGCCCAGCGTCCGCCCCGGTGACGCGGAGATCGACAAGCTGGTCGCGATGATCGACGAGGCCGAGAAGATCACCCTCTTCTGCGGCAGCGGCACGGCGGGCGCGCACGCCGAGGTCATGGAGTTCGCGGAGAAGATCAAGTCACCGGTGGGGCACGCCCTCAGGGGCAAGGAGTGGATCCAGTACGACAACCCGTACGACGTCGGCATGAGCGGACTGCTCGGCTACGGCGCCGCCTACGAAGCCACCCACGAGTGCGACCTGCTGATCCTGCTGGGCACCGACTTCCCCTACAACGCCTTCCTCCCCGACGACGTCAAGATCGCCCAAGTCGACGTGCGCCCGGAGCACTTGGGCCGCCGCTCCAAGCTCGACCTCGCCGTCTGGGGCGATGTGAAGGAGACCCTGCGCTGTCTGACGCCCCGGGTGCGGGAGAAGACGAACAGGCGCTTCCTCGACAAGATGCTCAAGAAGCACGCCGACGCGCTCGAAGGGGTCGTCACGGCGTACACCCGCAAGGTCGAGAAGCACGTCCCGATCCACCCCGAGTACGTGGCCTCCGTACTCGACGAACTCGCCGACGACGACGCGGTGTTCACCGTCGACACCGGCATGTGCAACGTCTGGGCCGCCCGGTACATCACCCCCAACGGCCGCCGCCGGGTGATCGGTTCCTTCTCCCACGGGTCGATGGCGAACGCGCTGCCGATGGCGATCGGAGCGCAGTTCACCGACCGGAACCGGCAGGTCGTGTCGATGTCCGGCGACGGCGGATTCTCCATGCTGATGGGCGACTTCCTGACCCTCGTGCAGTACGACCTGCCGGTCAAGGTCGTCCTCTTCAACAACTCCTCGCTCGGGATGGTCGAGTTGGAGATGCTGGTCGCCGGACTCCCCTCCTACGGCACCACGAACAAGAACCCCGACTTCGCGGCAGTGGCCCGCGCCTGCGGTGCGCACGGCGTGCGCGTAGAGAAGCCCAAGGACCTCGCCGGGGCCCTGAAGTCGGCGCTCAGGCACAAGGGCCCGGCCCTCGTCGACGTCGTCACCGACCCCAACGCCCTCTCCATCCCGCCGAAGATCAGCAAGGAGATGGTCACCGGCTTCGCCCTGTCCGCCTCCAAGATCGTCCTCGACGGCGGAGTGGGCCGCATGCTCCAGATGGCCCGCTCCAACCTGCGCAACATGCCCCGGCCCTGA
- a CDS encoding helix-turn-helix domain-containing protein produces the protein MSAPESQDEVQEFAALLRRLKERTDRSYGSLARRLNMNTSTLHRYCAGDAVPLDFAPVERFAALCGGSAEERMELHRLWLAAVAARQRPRTAEPTGPSEATESSEALVVPAEAEGEPRAEAAGGPGSENKDEDEQKGESEGGQDTVRVTASAPPPRPWFRRRRFLVTAAVVVVALATLGSLSALPSGRPASDHVAQAPDPTSRTTVAGLPGRSGSPSPSPSATSASPSAKATGTGPSASASHGRGSSKESPGAAGRGNSVGTPLAWSANSQIWEGGCGHDYVIDKPPSQVPPPPLVQDAGTWAATQGAVHGRETKVQISVQGRSSTAVVLEALRVRITGRSSPAPGTAYAMDQGCGGGLTPRGFDVNLDIDRPIAHAVAGNDTGQTIPAVEFPYRVSATDPEVLLVSATTQTYDCSWYLELDWSSQGRTGTVRIDDHGRPFRTTSIKGLTRLWYGTNSAGERAWVPSGT, from the coding sequence TTGTCGGCACCGGAATCACAGGACGAGGTCCAGGAGTTCGCGGCCCTGCTGCGGCGGCTGAAGGAGCGCACGGACCGCAGTTACGGTTCGCTGGCGCGGCGGCTGAACATGAACACCTCGACCCTGCACCGGTACTGCGCGGGCGACGCGGTGCCGCTGGACTTCGCGCCGGTGGAGCGGTTCGCCGCGCTGTGCGGGGGGTCGGCCGAGGAACGGATGGAGCTGCACCGGCTGTGGCTCGCGGCGGTGGCGGCGAGACAGCGGCCACGGACGGCGGAGCCGACGGGGCCGTCGGAGGCAACGGAGTCGTCGGAGGCTCTCGTCGTGCCGGCCGAGGCAGAGGGAGAGCCGCGCGCGGAGGCAGCCGGTGGGCCGGGCTCGGAGAACAAGGACGAGGACGAGCAGAAGGGTGAGAGTGAGGGTGGGCAGGACACCGTGCGCGTGACGGCGTCCGCTCCCCCGCCCCGCCCCTGGTTCCGCCGCCGGCGTTTCCTCGTCACCGCGGCCGTCGTGGTGGTCGCCCTCGCCACCCTGGGCAGTCTGTCGGCGCTGCCGTCCGGCCGTCCCGCCTCGGACCATGTGGCCCAGGCTCCTGACCCGACGTCCCGGACGACCGTGGCGGGCCTGCCCGGCCGTTCCGGGTCGCCGTCACCGAGCCCCTCCGCCACATCCGCCTCCCCTTCGGCCAAGGCCACCGGAACAGGACCCTCCGCTTCGGCGTCCCACGGTCGCGGCAGCTCGAAGGAGAGCCCGGGGGCCGCAGGGCGGGGAAATTCCGTCGGCACTCCGCTGGCCTGGAGCGCGAACTCCCAGATCTGGGAAGGCGGTTGCGGCCACGACTACGTCATCGACAAGCCGCCCTCCCAGGTTCCCCCGCCCCCGCTCGTGCAGGACGCCGGGACCTGGGCGGCGACGCAGGGCGCGGTGCACGGGCGGGAGACGAAGGTGCAGATCTCCGTACAGGGGCGGTCGTCCACGGCCGTCGTCCTGGAGGCACTCCGCGTCCGGATCACCGGCCGCAGTTCCCCGGCACCCGGTACCGCGTACGCCATGGACCAGGGCTGCGGCGGCGGGCTCACCCCCCGCGGCTTCGACGTGAACCTGGACATCGACCGCCCCATCGCTCACGCGGTCGCGGGCAACGACACCGGACAGACCATCCCCGCGGTGGAGTTCCCCTACCGGGTCTCCGCCACGGACCCGGAGGTGCTGCTGGTCTCCGCGACGACGCAGACCTACGACTGCAGCTGGTACCTCGAACTCGACTGGTCCTCCCAGGGCCGCACCGGCACGGTCCGCATCGACGACCACGGCCGCCCGTTCCGCACGACCAGCATCAAGGGCCTGACCCGTCTCTGGTACGGCACGAACAGCGCCGGTGAGCGGGCGTGGGTGCCGTCGGGCACGTAG
- a CDS encoding DNA-3-methyladenine glycosylase 2 family protein: protein MDEDTRYEDTTYEDTRYEAVRSRDARFDGEFFFAVETTGIYCRPSCPAVTPKRRNVRFYATAAAAQGSGFRACRRCRPDAVPGSADWNVRADVVGRAMRMIGDGVVDREGVAGLAGRLGYSARQVQRQLTAELGAGPVALARAQRAHTARVLLQTTGLAVTEIAFASGFASVRQFNDTVREIYASTPSDLRAAARTTRRAATPTAGVPLRLAHRGPYRSGAVFDLLASEAVPGVEEVSGTPGRRTYRRALRLPHGTGIAAVQERPGTARTVSGAHPGGWLDAHVHLTDPRDLTTAVGRLRRLFDLDADPYAVDERLGADPRLAPRVATRPGLRSPGAADPEEFAVRALVGPAESERLVQHYGKTLDAPCGSLTHLFPEAAALTDIAGPVGTLATALADGTVRLDPGADRDAAQHALHALPGLDARTVAVIRARALGDPDVAPPGHDIPDTWRPWRSYAWQHLLAAGELEYS, encoded by the coding sequence ATGGACGAGGACACCAGGTACGAGGACACCACGTACGAGGACACCAGGTACGAAGCCGTACGCAGCCGGGACGCCCGGTTCGACGGGGAGTTCTTCTTCGCCGTCGAGACGACCGGGATCTACTGCCGGCCCAGCTGCCCCGCGGTGACCCCGAAGCGCCGCAACGTCCGCTTCTACGCGACGGCCGCCGCCGCGCAGGGCTCCGGTTTCCGGGCCTGCCGGCGGTGCCGTCCGGACGCGGTGCCCGGTTCCGCGGACTGGAACGTGCGTGCGGACGTCGTGGGCCGGGCGATGCGCATGATCGGTGACGGTGTCGTCGACCGTGAGGGCGTCGCCGGGCTCGCGGGCCGGCTCGGCTACAGCGCACGCCAGGTCCAGCGCCAGCTCACCGCCGAACTGGGCGCCGGGCCGGTCGCCCTGGCCCGCGCCCAGCGAGCCCACACCGCGCGAGTCCTGCTCCAGACCACCGGCCTGGCCGTCACGGAGATCGCGTTCGCGTCGGGCTTCGCCAGCGTGCGGCAGTTCAACGACACGGTCCGGGAGATCTACGCCTCGACGCCGAGCGACCTGCGCGCCGCAGCCCGCACCACCCGGCGCGCGGCCACCCCCACAGCAGGCGTTCCGCTACGACTGGCCCACCGCGGCCCCTACCGGTCCGGCGCCGTCTTCGACCTGCTCGCGAGCGAGGCCGTACCCGGCGTCGAGGAGGTGAGCGGGACACCCGGGCGGCGCACCTACCGCCGGGCGCTGCGCCTTCCGCACGGCACCGGGATCGCCGCCGTCCAGGAACGGCCCGGCACCGCCAGGACCGTCTCCGGTGCCCACCCCGGCGGCTGGCTCGACGCCCATGTGCACCTCACCGACCCCCGCGACCTGACCACCGCCGTCGGACGGCTGCGACGCCTGTTCGACCTCGACGCCGATCCCTACGCCGTCGACGAGCGACTCGGCGCGGACCCGCGGCTCGCTCCCCGGGTCGCCACCCGCCCCGGACTCCGCTCGCCCGGCGCCGCCGACCCCGAGGAGTTCGCCGTACGGGCACTGGTGGGCCCTGCGGAATCCGAACGGCTCGTCCAGCACTACGGCAAGACCCTGGACGCCCCCTGCGGCAGCCTCACGCACCTGTTCCCCGAGGCCGCCGCCCTCACCGACATCGCAGGCCCCGTGGGCACGCTCGCCACCGCCCTCGCCGACGGCACCGTACGACTCGACCCCGGCGCCGACCGCGACGCCGCCCAGCACGCGCTGCACGCCCTGCCGGGCCTGGACGCCCGTACCGTCGCTGTCATCCGCGCCCGAGCCCTCGGCGACCCCGACGTCGCCCCACCCGGCCACGACATCCCGGACACCTGGCGCCCCTGGCGCTCCTACGCCTGGCAACACCTGCTTGCAGCAGGGGAGTTGGAGTACTCATGA
- a CDS encoding NAD(P)/FAD-dependent oxidoreductase has product MSKRLTCDVVVVGAGMVGAACALYAARAGLDVIVVDRGPVAGGTTGAGEGNLLVSDKEPGPELELALLSGRLWTELAEELGAAIEYEPKGGVVVASSPAGLEALERLATDQRAAGVEAVRVDAGQLHDLEPHLAPGLAGGVHYPEDAQVMPTLAAAHLVRASGARLRTGVTVTEVLRGADGGVRGVRTDRGEIHAPHVVNAAGTWGGELAALAGVSLPVLPRRGFVLVTEPLPRLVRHKVYAADYVADVASDSAALQTSPVVEGTAAGPVLIGATRERVGFDRSLSLPALRALAAGATRLFPFLERVRAMRTYLGFRPYMPDHLPAIGPDPRVPGLFHACGHEGAGIGLSTGTGQLIAQLITGRAPGLDLTPFRPDRFPSEVS; this is encoded by the coding sequence GTGAGTAAGCGACTGACCTGCGATGTCGTGGTCGTCGGGGCCGGGATGGTGGGCGCGGCGTGTGCCCTCTACGCGGCCCGGGCGGGCCTCGACGTGATCGTCGTCGATCGCGGCCCGGTGGCCGGCGGTACGACCGGAGCCGGTGAGGGCAATCTCCTGGTCTCCGACAAGGAGCCGGGGCCCGAACTCGAACTCGCCCTGCTGTCCGGCCGGTTGTGGACCGAACTGGCGGAAGAACTCGGCGCGGCGATCGAGTACGAACCCAAGGGCGGTGTGGTCGTCGCCTCCTCCCCCGCCGGTCTCGAAGCCCTGGAGAGGTTGGCGACCGACCAACGGGCCGCCGGGGTCGAGGCAGTGCGGGTGGATGCTGGTCAACTGCACGATCTGGAGCCCCACTTGGCGCCCGGGCTCGCGGGCGGCGTGCACTACCCCGAGGACGCCCAGGTGATGCCCACGCTGGCCGCGGCCCATCTCGTACGGGCCTCGGGTGCCCGGCTGCGCACCGGGGTCACCGTGACCGAGGTGCTGCGCGGCGCCGACGGCGGCGTACGCGGTGTGCGGACCGACCGCGGCGAGATCCACGCCCCGCACGTCGTCAACGCCGCCGGGACCTGGGGCGGAGAGCTGGCCGCGCTGGCGGGGGTGAGCCTGCCCGTGCTCCCCCGGCGCGGTTTCGTCCTCGTCACGGAGCCGCTGCCGCGCCTGGTCCGCCACAAGGTGTACGCCGCCGACTATGTGGCCGACGTCGCCAGCGACTCGGCGGCCCTTCAGACCTCGCCGGTCGTCGAGGGGACGGCCGCCGGTCCGGTCCTGATCGGTGCGACACGCGAACGGGTGGGATTCGACCGGTCGTTGTCGCTGCCGGCCCTGCGGGCGCTGGCCGCGGGCGCGACCCGGCTGTTCCCGTTCCTGGAGCGGGTGCGCGCGATGCGGACGTACCTGGGTTTCCGGCCGTACATGCCGGACCACCTGCCCGCGATCGGGCCGGACCCGCGGGTGCCCGGGCTGTTCCACGCGTGCGGCCACGAGGGCGCGGG
- a CDS encoding PPOX class F420-dependent oxidoreductase: MTAFSETERAYLTSQRLGRLATVDEHGQPQANPVGFFPQDDGTILIGGYAMGRTKKWRNLQKNPKVALVVDDIASLNPWTVRGIDIRGEAELLTGPHELGPHFSEELIRIHPRRIHSWGLEES, encoded by the coding sequence ATGACCGCATTCAGCGAGACCGAGCGCGCGTATCTGACGTCGCAGCGGCTGGGGCGCCTGGCCACCGTGGACGAGCACGGGCAGCCGCAGGCGAACCCGGTCGGCTTCTTCCCGCAGGACGACGGCACCATCCTCATCGGCGGTTACGCGATGGGCCGGACCAAGAAGTGGCGCAACCTCCAGAAGAACCCGAAGGTCGCACTGGTCGTCGACGACATCGCGAGCCTGAATCCGTGGACGGTGCGCGGCATCGACATCCGCGGGGAGGCGGAACTCCTCACGGGCCCGCACGAGTTGGGGCCGCATTTCAGTGAGGAGCTGATCCGCATCCATCCGCGGCGGATCCACAGCTGGGGGCTGGAGGAGAGCTAG
- a CDS encoding protein phosphatase 2C domain-containing protein, whose product MSQQGGKPTGHEDDWWGQLYDSTDDTGPTPAPDSLDDRYASAAGAVRDGSGSVAATSVPGEGAGTGFDDGRPGPGPGRGAADEAGRRPGTGVPAPRSGFPEAPEAPPRASSGRHRVPWEPPSDAPDVPEDPAAFPPGPKPPGFVERRPEDRPVPPPGSRTSTETSPVTNIPASRTPSDAPTPTPLPHSAQDTGRTDPPLRPATPPHSAQDTGRTIPTGRGSEGTAADAGPQDLPGSQNPQTLQTPQTPQTPQNSPSPQPPPGPRSTADAPRSGDDWWAAAPPVPARKPADAAARTGPGSTQPNPMPEPPAPGQDAGPAPTASPQRGEGVEAEAEAPRPASDPAPQSLRTATRVDLPTLPPVPVGFVGSGPPTYDAEPTALPPADPDELDDLVPDTVLDGASYGACTLRAVSVRGDSARFRGEPRRDSLLTARFGTGEQALILVAMATGARATPGAHRAAAEACHWIGRAVGRSHARLAQDITDARRGDLKSGLHRLTDRSLGKLRASATEQGIDPEEYAATLRCLLLPADPECRVRVFFGVGAGGLFRLRDGEWHDIEPRITDITGEPVVGFGSLPPETPEGDRLTMDLGIPTPPSPYEPAPEPHREPFRFRASVARPGDTLLMCTGGLAEPLRGEPELCEYLTGRWSGPTAPGLAAFLADSQVRAKGYADDRTAAAVWEA is encoded by the coding sequence ATGAGCCAGCAGGGGGGAAAGCCCACGGGTCACGAGGACGACTGGTGGGGGCAGCTGTACGACTCCACGGACGACACGGGTCCCACACCGGCCCCGGACTCACTGGACGACCGTTACGCCTCGGCGGCGGGAGCCGTGAGAGACGGGTCCGGATCCGTGGCCGCGACGAGCGTCCCGGGTGAGGGCGCCGGGACAGGGTTCGACGACGGGCGGCCCGGCCCCGGCCCCGGACGGGGTGCCGCGGACGAGGCGGGCCGTCGGCCCGGCACCGGTGTTCCCGCGCCGCGATCCGGTTTCCCCGAGGCACCTGAGGCCCCGCCCCGGGCGAGCTCGGGCCGGCACCGCGTCCCCTGGGAACCGCCGTCCGACGCGCCCGACGTGCCCGAGGATCCCGCGGCGTTCCCGCCCGGCCCCAAGCCGCCCGGCTTCGTCGAGCGCCGTCCCGAGGACCGCCCGGTTCCACCGCCCGGCAGCCGTACGTCCACGGAGACGTCCCCCGTCACCAACATTCCGGCCTCCCGGACGCCCTCCGACGCGCCGACCCCGACACCCCTGCCCCATTCGGCACAGGACACCGGCCGGACCGATCCACCCCTCCGCCCTGCCACCCCGCCCCATTCGGCACAGGACACCGGCCGGACCATCCCGACGGGCCGCGGCTCCGAAGGCACGGCCGCCGATGCAGGCCCCCAGGACCTCCCCGGATCCCAGAACCCGCAGACCCTGCAGACCCCCCAGACCCCGCAGACCCCCCAGAATTCCCCGAGCCCCCAGCCCCCTCCCGGCCCCCGAAGCACAGCGGACGCGCCCCGCAGCGGGGACGACTGGTGGGCCGCCGCTCCCCCCGTCCCCGCCCGGAAACCCGCCGATGCGGCGGCCCGTACCGGCCCCGGCTCCACCCAGCCCAACCCGATGCCCGAGCCCCCCGCACCCGGCCAGGACGCGGGGCCCGCCCCCACGGCCTCCCCGCAGCGCGGCGAAGGCGTCGAAGCCGAGGCCGAAGCACCCCGCCCGGCCTCGGACCCCGCCCCCCAGAGCCTGCGCACCGCAACCCGGGTGGACCTCCCCACCCTCCCGCCGGTCCCCGTCGGGTTCGTCGGCTCCGGCCCTCCCACCTACGACGCCGAACCCACCGCCCTCCCGCCCGCCGACCCCGACGAGCTGGACGATCTGGTCCCCGACACCGTGCTGGACGGGGCCTCGTACGGAGCCTGCACACTCCGCGCCGTCTCCGTGCGGGGCGACTCCGCCCGGTTCCGGGGCGAGCCGCGCCGGGACTCCCTGCTCACGGCCCGGTTCGGCACCGGAGAGCAGGCGCTGATCCTCGTCGCCATGGCGACCGGTGCCCGCGCCACCCCGGGCGCCCACCGTGCCGCCGCCGAGGCCTGCCACTGGATCGGGCGGGCCGTCGGCCGCAGTCACGCACGGCTCGCCCAGGACATCACCGATGCCCGCCGCGGTGATCTCAAGTCCGGCCTGCACCGGCTCACGGACCGCAGTCTCGGCAAACTCCGTGCCAGCGCCACCGAGCAGGGCATCGACCCGGAGGAGTACGCGGCCACCCTGCGCTGTCTGCTGCTGCCCGCCGACCCCGAGTGCCGTGTCCGGGTCTTCTTCGGCGTCGGCGCCGGCGGCCTGTTCCGGCTCCGCGACGGCGAATGGCACGACATCGAACCCCGGATCACCGACATCACCGGTGAACCGGTCGTCGGCTTCGGCTCGCTGCCCCCGGAGACCCCCGAGGGCGACCGGCTCACCATGGACCTGGGCATCCCCACACCCCCGAGCCCCTACGAACCCGCCCCGGAGCCGCACCGCGAACCCTTCCGCTTCCGTGCCTCCGTCGCCCGCCCGGGGGACACCCTCCTGATGTGCACCGGTGGCCTCGCCGAACCCCTGCGCGGCGAGCCCGAACTGTGCGAATACCTCACGGGGCGATGGTCGGGACCCACCGCGCCCGGCCTCGCCGCGTTCCTCGCCGACAGCCAGGTCCGGGCCAAGGGGTACGCGGACGACCGTACGGCCGCGGCGGTTTGGGAGGCGTGA
- a CDS encoding methylated-DNA--[protein]-cysteine S-methyltransferase, which yields MTTRWTHFDSPVGELLLTADETGALTSLSVPGQKNGRTVQESWLRDPAPFRAAQEQLAAYFAGELKEFQLELRPEGTEFRTRVWDALDDVPYGATTTYGEIAARIGATRVAVRAVGGAIGANPLLILRPCHRVIGANGSLTGYAGGLERKTTLLTLEAALGTPVTPA from the coding sequence ATGACCACCCGTTGGACCCACTTCGACAGCCCCGTCGGCGAGCTCCTGCTCACCGCCGACGAGACCGGCGCGCTGACCTCGCTCTCCGTGCCCGGGCAGAAGAACGGCCGTACCGTCCAGGAGAGTTGGCTCCGCGACCCCGCCCCCTTCCGGGCGGCCCAGGAGCAGCTCGCCGCCTACTTCGCCGGTGAACTCAAGGAGTTCCAGCTGGAGTTGCGCCCCGAGGGCACCGAGTTCCGCACCCGTGTCTGGGACGCCCTCGACGACGTGCCGTACGGCGCGACCACGACGTACGGCGAGATCGCCGCCCGCATCGGTGCCACCCGCGTCGCCGTCCGGGCCGTCGGCGGCGCGATCGGCGCCAACCCGCTGCTGATCCTGCGCCCTTGCCACCGAGTGATCGGCGCGAACGGCTCCCTCACCGGATACGCGGGCGGCCTGGAGCGCAAGACGACCCTGCTCACGCTGGAAGCGGCCCTCGGGACACCCGTGACACCGGCATGA
- a CDS encoding DUF456 domain-containing protein → MGVWDLLLVGLVMLFGLVGVLVPGVPGSWFVWAAVLWWALKDPQPVAWGVLVGATAALFLSQVVRWALPPRRLRASGATARMGVYAGAGAFLGFVLIPVLGAIPGFMAGIYVSERLRFGRHGEAKAALRTAMRSGGSSVLTELFTCLLIMGAWLGTVFWG, encoded by the coding sequence ATGGGAGTGTGGGACCTCCTGCTCGTCGGCCTGGTCATGCTGTTCGGTCTGGTCGGCGTGCTGGTGCCCGGCGTGCCGGGGTCGTGGTTCGTGTGGGCCGCGGTCCTGTGGTGGGCGCTGAAGGATCCGCAGCCGGTCGCCTGGGGCGTGCTGGTGGGGGCGACCGCCGCCCTGTTCCTGTCCCAGGTGGTGCGCTGGGCGTTGCCGCCGCGCCGGCTGCGGGCGAGCGGGGCCACTGCGCGCATGGGGGTGTACGCGGGAGCCGGGGCCTTCCTCGGTTTCGTCCTGATTCCCGTGCTGGGCGCGATCCCGGGGTTCATGGCGGGCATCTACGTCTCGGAACGCCTCCGCTTCGGCCGGCACGGAGAGGCGAAGGCCGCCCTGCGTACGGCGATGCGCTCGGGCGGCTCCAGCGTGCTGACGGAACTGTTCACCTGTCTGCTGATCATGGGCGCGTGGCTGGGCACGGTGTTCTGGGGCTGA
- the rsgA gene encoding ribosome small subunit-dependent GTPase A yields MNLSSLSASSTSSHPLALYGWDEGWEAEFAPYVGQGLLPGRVVRVDRGLCDVATPAGNVRADTEFVVPRDPMKVVCTGDWVAVDPEGTDPLYVRTLLPRRTAFVRSTSSKRSEGQILAANVDYAIIAVSLAVELDLGRIERFLALAWESGAQPVVVLTKADLVPDTATLTYLVQDVETAAPGVPVLTVSALGGDGLDVLVAVVCGGTSVLLGQSGAGKSTLANALVGQDVMTVHTTRDVDGKGRHTTTTRNLLALPGGGVLIDTPGLRGVGLWDAGTGVGQVFSEIEALAGRCRFHDCAHESEPGCAVLVAIDSGELPERRLESYRKLIRENQRIVAKTDARLRAEIRKDWKKKGAEGKAAMEAKRGRWA; encoded by the coding sequence TTGAATCTCTCTTCTCTTTCTGCTTCTTCGACTTCCTCGCACCCTCTCGCCCTGTACGGCTGGGACGAGGGTTGGGAAGCGGAGTTTGCTCCCTACGTCGGGCAGGGCCTCCTGCCCGGCCGCGTCGTGCGGGTCGACCGCGGCCTCTGCGATGTCGCCACACCGGCTGGCAATGTCCGTGCCGACACCGAGTTCGTCGTTCCCCGTGACCCGATGAAGGTGGTGTGCACGGGGGACTGGGTCGCCGTCGATCCTGAAGGCACCGACCCGTTGTACGTGCGGACGCTGCTGCCTCGCCGTACCGCCTTCGTGCGCTCCACCTCCTCCAAGCGGTCCGAGGGCCAGATCCTCGCCGCCAACGTCGATTACGCGATCATCGCCGTATCGCTGGCCGTCGAACTCGACCTCGGCCGCATCGAGCGGTTCCTCGCGCTCGCCTGGGAGAGCGGCGCACAGCCGGTGGTCGTGCTCACCAAGGCCGACCTCGTGCCGGACACGGCGACGCTCACGTATCTCGTGCAGGACGTGGAGACCGCGGCGCCGGGCGTGCCGGTGCTGACCGTCAGCGCACTGGGCGGTGACGGACTCGACGTCCTCGTCGCCGTCGTCTGCGGCGGTACGTCTGTACTGCTCGGGCAGTCCGGTGCGGGAAAGTCGACGCTCGCCAACGCGCTCGTCGGCCAGGACGTGATGACGGTGCACACCACCCGCGACGTGGACGGCAAGGGGCGCCATACGACGACCACCCGCAACCTCCTCGCCCTGCCGGGCGGGGGCGTGCTGATCGACACACCCGGCCTGCGAGGCGTGGGCCTGTGGGACGCCGGGACCGGCGTCGGGCAGGTGTTCTCGGAGATCGAGGCGCTGGCCGGGCGGTGCCGGTTCCACGACTGCGCGCACGAGAGCGAGCCGGGATGCGCGGTGCTGGTGGCGATCGACTCCGGTGAGCTGCCCGAGCGACGGCTGGAGAGCTATCGGAAACTGATCCGGGAGAACCAGCGGATCGTGGCGAAGACCGACGCCCGGCTGCGTGCCGAGATCCGGAAGGACTGGAAGAAGAAGGGTGCGGAGGGCAAGGCGGCGATGGAGGCGAAGCGGGGGCGCTGGGCGTAA
- a CDS encoding ATP-binding protein, with translation MEVRADSASEQARSPQLRRTLERADLGAVPETRRALRELLRQWGRPGRSEIAELLTSELVTNALVHTDHEAVVTATVGPRALRVEVRDFVARLPRMRGPSADDGHGRGLVLVQSLADAWGVQAHGVGKAVWFELDAGAA, from the coding sequence GTGGAAGTGAGGGCCGACAGCGCCTCGGAGCAGGCGAGGTCGCCTCAGCTCCGGCGCACACTGGAGCGGGCGGACCTGGGGGCCGTACCGGAGACACGCAGGGCTCTGCGCGAGTTGCTACGGCAGTGGGGAAGGCCGGGGCGATCGGAGATAGCGGAACTGCTCACCAGCGAACTCGTCACCAACGCGCTCGTGCACACCGATCACGAGGCGGTCGTCACTGCCACAGTTGGGCCCCGGGCGCTGCGGGTGGAGGTACGTGACTTCGTCGCCCGCCTGCCCCGGATGCGCGGGCCCAGCGCCGACGACGGACACGGCCGGGGCCTGGTCCTGGTGCAGTCCCTCGCGGACGCCTGGGGTGTCCAGGCGCACGGCGTGGGCAAGGCCGTCTGGTTCGAACTCGACGCCGGAGCGGCGTGA